In one window of Cupriavidus necator N-1 DNA:
- the mltA gene encoding murein transglycosylase A, producing the protein MAYADSFPISPVSPWRSLRVRGWLALSGAAVLLAGCMSGPPPRIETGPATPPTASSQKGSLQAASWAEIGGWAQDDVRAAWPALQASCQALKKRAEWSRACAAGMMVDAGDLNAMRAYFESNFQPYRVLNGDGTDNGLITGYYEPILHGSRTRQGKFQVPLYRKPAQFGNRPLPARAELLQNPAMRGSELVWVDDAVEAAFLQIQGSGRIRMADGSIMRVGFGGTNDQPFRSFGKWLLDRGEITPAQATMQGIKAWARANPGRVDEMLNINPRFVFFRELPANNDGPVGALGVPLTAERSIAVDPATIPLGVPVFLSTTRPLSTEPIQRLMFAQDTGSAIKGGVRADFFWGAGDAAGETAGRMKQGGRMWVLMPRS; encoded by the coding sequence ATGGCATACGCAGACTCTTTCCCGATTTCCCCAGTTTCTCCCTGGCGCTCGCTGCGCGTTCGCGGCTGGCTGGCGCTGTCCGGCGCGGCCGTGCTGCTGGCCGGCTGCATGAGCGGCCCGCCGCCGCGCATCGAGACCGGCCCGGCCACGCCGCCGACGGCCTCGTCGCAGAAGGGCAGTCTGCAGGCCGCCAGCTGGGCCGAGATCGGCGGCTGGGCCCAGGACGACGTGCGCGCCGCCTGGCCCGCGCTGCAGGCCAGCTGCCAGGCGCTGAAGAAGCGCGCCGAGTGGAGCCGCGCCTGTGCCGCCGGCATGATGGTCGATGCCGGCGACCTCAACGCCATGCGCGCCTATTTCGAAAGCAACTTCCAGCCATACCGCGTGCTCAACGGCGACGGCACCGACAACGGCCTGATCACCGGCTACTACGAACCGATCCTGCACGGCTCGCGCACGCGCCAGGGCAAATTCCAGGTGCCGCTGTACCGCAAGCCGGCGCAGTTCGGCAACCGCCCGCTGCCGGCCCGCGCCGAGCTGCTGCAGAACCCGGCCATGCGCGGCAGCGAGCTGGTCTGGGTAGATGACGCAGTCGAGGCCGCCTTCCTGCAGATCCAGGGCTCGGGCCGCATCCGCATGGCCGACGGCAGCATCATGCGGGTGGGCTTCGGCGGCACCAACGACCAGCCGTTCCGCTCGTTCGGCAAATGGCTGCTGGACCGCGGCGAGATCACGCCGGCGCAGGCCACCATGCAGGGCATCAAGGCCTGGGCGCGCGCCAACCCGGGCCGCGTCGACGAGATGCTCAACATCAACCCGCGCTTTGTCTTCTTCCGCGAGCTGCCGGCCAACAACGACGGCCCGGTGGGCGCGCTGGGCGTGCCGCTGACGGCGGAGCGCTCGATCGCGGTCGACCCGGCCACCATCCCGCTGGGGGTGCCGGTGTTCCTGTCGACCACGCGCCCGCTGTCGACCGAGCCGATCCAGCGGCTGATGTTCGCGCAGGACACCGGCAGCGCCATCAAGGGCGGGGTACGCGCGGACTTCTTCTGGGGCGCGGGCGACGCCGCCGGCGAGACCGCGGGCCGCATGAAGCAGGGCGGCCGCATGTGGGTGCTGATGCCGCGCAGCTGA
- the apaG gene encoding Co2+/Mg2+ efflux protein ApaG, with translation MSEYAFSVSVRTQYLPDQSEPERGRHAFAYTITIHNTGEVAAQLISRHWVITDSDNGTQEVAGLGVVGHQPLLKPGEHFEYTSWATISTPVGSMKGEYFCVAEDGHRFEVPIPEFALVLPRMLH, from the coding sequence ATGAGCGAGTACGCTTTCTCCGTCTCGGTACGCACCCAGTACCTGCCGGACCAGTCAGAACCTGAGCGCGGGCGCCATGCCTTCGCCTACACCATCACCATCCACAATACCGGCGAGGTGGCGGCGCAGCTGATCTCGCGCCACTGGGTCATCACCGACAGCGACAACGGCACGCAGGAAGTGGCGGGCCTGGGCGTGGTCGGCCACCAGCCGCTGCTCAAGCCGGGCGAGCATTTCGAATACACCAGCTGGGCCACCATCTCGACTCCGGTGGGCTCGATGAAGGGCGAATACTTCTGCGTGGCCGAGGACGGCCACCGCTTCGAGGTGCCGATCCCTGAATTTGCGCTGGTGCTGCCGCGCATGCTGCACTGA
- the rpe gene encoding ribulose-phosphate 3-epimerase, translating to MSTPTYRIAPSILSADFARLGEEVRRVTEAGADWIHFDVMDNHYVPNLTVGPLVCEAIRPHVTAPIDVHLMVRPVDRIIPDFAKAGANIITFHPEASEHVDRSLALIRDHGCQAGLVFNPATPLHHLDHVMDRLDVILLMSVNPGFGGQSFIPETLNKLRVVRQRIDEYTARTGRTILLEVDGGVKVDNIAEIAAAGADTFVAGSAVFGKPDADGGYRGIISALRGELAKAGQ from the coding sequence ATGAGCACGCCCACCTACCGCATCGCCCCGTCCATCCTGTCCGCCGACTTTGCCCGCCTGGGCGAGGAAGTGCGCCGCGTGACCGAGGCTGGCGCCGACTGGATCCACTTCGACGTGATGGACAACCATTACGTGCCCAACCTGACCGTGGGCCCGCTGGTGTGCGAGGCGATCCGCCCCCACGTGACCGCGCCGATCGACGTGCACCTGATGGTGCGCCCGGTGGACCGGATCATCCCGGACTTTGCCAAGGCGGGCGCCAATATCATCACCTTCCACCCGGAAGCCAGCGAGCACGTGGACCGCTCGCTCGCGCTGATCCGCGACCACGGCTGCCAGGCCGGCCTGGTGTTCAACCCGGCCACGCCGCTGCACCACCTGGACCACGTAATGGACCGCCTCGACGTGATCCTGCTGATGTCGGTCAACCCGGGCTTCGGCGGCCAGTCGTTCATTCCCGAGACGCTCAACAAGCTGCGCGTCGTGCGCCAGCGGATCGATGAATACACCGCCCGCACCGGCCGCACCATCCTGCTGGAAGTCGACGGCGGTGTGAAGGTGGACAACATCGCCGAGATCGCGGCGGCCGGCGCCGACACCTTCGTGGCGGGCTCGGCCGTGTTCGGCAAGCCGGATGCGGACGGCGGCTACCGCGGCATCATCTCGGCCCTGCGCGGCGAACTGGCCAAGGCCGGCCAATGA
- the gph gene encoding phosphoglycolate phosphatase (PGP is an essential enzyme in the glycolate salvage pathway in higher organisms (photorespiration in plants). Phosphoglycolate results from the oxidase activity of RubisCO in the Calvin cycle when concentrations of carbon dioxide are low relative to oxygen. This enzyme is a member of the Haloacid Dehalogenase (HAD) superfamily of aspartate-nucleophile hydrolase enzymes (PF00702).) translates to MTDGVFLRRTDWRGIEGVIVDLDGTMVDTAGDFHASINAMLLALGRQHPNLGPAAPMSEAEIVSYVGKGSENLIRRVLDARFSPLHANGLFADAYALYDREYIRINGQFSQVYPGVREGLAAMKAAGLRLACVTNKPYSFTEPLLAKTGLAQYFELVYGGDAFPLRKPDPFPLLKVADAFGLEPSTMAALGDSENDAQAARAAGMGVLLVPYGYNHGNPVQGVDADGIVDSIAHAAALFAAHWAGHR, encoded by the coding sequence ATGACCGACGGCGTGTTCCTGCGCCGCACTGACTGGCGCGGCATCGAAGGCGTGATCGTCGACCTCGACGGCACCATGGTCGACACCGCGGGCGACTTCCACGCCTCGATCAACGCCATGCTGCTGGCGCTGGGCCGCCAGCACCCCAACCTCGGCCCGGCGGCGCCGATGTCCGAGGCGGAGATCGTCAGCTATGTCGGCAAGGGTTCGGAAAACCTGATCCGGCGCGTGCTGGACGCGCGCTTCTCGCCGCTGCATGCCAACGGCCTGTTCGCCGACGCCTATGCGCTGTACGACCGCGAGTACATCCGCATCAACGGCCAGTTCTCGCAGGTCTACCCCGGCGTGCGCGAAGGCCTGGCGGCGATGAAGGCGGCCGGGCTGCGGCTGGCCTGCGTGACCAACAAGCCCTACAGCTTCACCGAGCCGCTGCTGGCCAAGACCGGCCTGGCCCAGTACTTCGAGCTGGTCTACGGCGGCGACGCCTTCCCGCTGCGCAAGCCCGACCCCTTCCCGCTGCTGAAAGTGGCCGACGCCTTCGGGCTGGAGCCGTCGACCATGGCGGCGCTGGGCGACTCGGAAAACGACGCGCAGGCGGCCCGCGCGGCCGGCATGGGCGTGCTGCTGGTGCCCTATGGCTACAACCATGGCAACCCTGTACAAGGCGTTGACGCCGATGGTATAGTCGACTCCATTGCCCACGCCGCAGCGCTGTTTGCGGCACACTGGGCAGGTCATCGATAG
- the trpE gene encoding anthranilate synthase component I, which yields MTELEFKSLADQGYNRIPLIAEAFADLETPLSLYLKLAQSQTRGVNTFLLESVVGGERFGRFSFIGLHARTLLRAFGNRTEVVTDGKVVETHEGNPLDFIAEFEQRFKVALRPGLPRFCGGLAGYFGYDAVRYIEKKLADTQKPDDLNLPDIQLLLCEELAVIDNLSGKLYLIVYADPTTPEAYPRARQRLRELRMKLRQPVDVPVTSPSVQTEVYREFAKPDYLAAVHKAKEYIMAGDMMQVQIGQRLVKPYRDAPLSLYRALRSLNPSPYMYFYNFGDFQVVGASPEILVRQEERKVGTNGDMRSEHIVTIRPLAGTRPRGNTPEKDAQLATELLQDPKEIAEHVMLIDLARNDIGRIAETGSVKVTDKMVIEKYSHVQHIVSSVEGTLREGISNLDVLRATFPAGTLSGAPKVHAMEIIDELEPRKRGIYGGAVGYLSFGGEMDLAIAIRTGIVKDGNLYVQAAAGIVADSDPEAEWRETEAKARAVIRAAEQVQDGLDSDI from the coding sequence ATGACCGAACTGGAATTCAAATCGCTGGCCGACCAGGGCTACAACCGCATCCCGCTGATCGCCGAGGCCTTTGCCGACCTGGAAACGCCGCTGTCGCTGTACCTGAAGCTGGCCCAGTCGCAGACGCGCGGCGTCAACACCTTCCTGCTGGAATCGGTGGTGGGCGGCGAGCGCTTCGGGCGCTTCTCGTTTATCGGCCTGCATGCCCGCACGCTGCTGCGCGCCTTCGGCAACCGCACCGAGGTGGTGACCGACGGCAAGGTGGTGGAAACCCATGAAGGCAACCCGCTCGATTTCATCGCCGAGTTCGAACAGCGCTTCAAGGTGGCGCTGCGCCCCGGACTGCCGCGCTTCTGCGGCGGCCTGGCCGGCTACTTCGGCTACGACGCGGTGCGCTATATCGAGAAGAAGCTCGCCGACACGCAGAAGCCCGACGACCTGAACCTGCCGGACATCCAGTTGCTGCTGTGCGAGGAACTGGCCGTCATCGACAACCTGTCGGGCAAGCTCTACCTGATCGTCTACGCCGACCCGACCACGCCCGAGGCCTACCCCCGCGCCCGCCAGCGCCTGCGCGAGCTGCGCATGAAGCTGCGCCAGCCGGTGGACGTGCCGGTCACCAGCCCGTCGGTGCAGACCGAGGTCTACCGCGAATTCGCCAAGCCCGACTACCTGGCGGCGGTGCACAAGGCCAAGGAATACATCATGGCCGGCGACATGATGCAGGTGCAGATCGGCCAGCGCCTGGTCAAGCCCTACCGCGACGCGCCGCTGTCGCTGTACCGCGCGCTGCGCTCGCTGAACCCGTCGCCGTACATGTACTTCTACAACTTCGGCGACTTCCAGGTAGTGGGCGCGTCGCCGGAGATCCTGGTGCGCCAGGAGGAGCGCAAGGTCGGCACCAACGGCGACATGCGCAGCGAACACATCGTCACCATCCGCCCGCTGGCCGGCACGCGCCCGCGCGGCAATACGCCGGAGAAGGACGCCCAGCTCGCCACCGAGCTGCTGCAGGATCCCAAGGAGATCGCAGAGCACGTGATGCTGATCGACCTGGCGCGCAACGATATCGGCCGCATCGCCGAGACCGGTTCGGTCAAGGTCACCGACAAGATGGTGATCGAGAAATACTCGCACGTGCAGCATATCGTCAGCTCGGTCGAAGGCACGCTGCGCGAAGGCATCAGCAATCTGGACGTGCTGCGCGCGACCTTTCCGGCCGGCACGCTGTCGGGCGCGCCCAAGGTCCACGCGATGGAAATCATCGACGAGCTGGAACCGCGCAAGCGCGGCATCTATGGCGGCGCGGTGGGCTACCTGTCGTTCGGCGGCGAGATGGACCTGGCGATCGCGATCCGCACCGGCATCGTCAAGGACGGCAACCTCTACGTGCAGGCCGCCGCCGGCATCGTCGCCGATTCGGACCCCGAAGCCGAATGGAGGGAAACCGAAGCCAAGGCGCGCGCCGTGATCCGCGCCGCCGAGCAGGTCCAGGATGGCCTGGACTCCGACATCTGA
- a CDS encoding aminodeoxychorismate/anthranilate synthase component II, which produces MLLMIDNYDSFTYNLVQYFGELGEDVRTYRNDEITIEEIEALKPDHICVSPGPCSPKEAGISVAALQHFAGRIPLLGVCLGHQAIGEAFGGKVIRAKQVMHGKVSTIETTQQGVFAGLPKHFDVTRYHSLAIERETLPDCLEITAWTPDGEIMGVRHKTLAVEGVQFHPESILSEHGHALLANFVKAPR; this is translated from the coding sequence ATGCTGCTGATGATCGACAACTACGATTCGTTCACCTATAACCTGGTCCAGTATTTCGGCGAACTGGGCGAAGACGTACGCACCTACCGCAACGACGAGATCACCATCGAGGAGATCGAGGCGCTCAAGCCGGACCACATCTGCGTCTCGCCCGGGCCGTGCAGCCCGAAGGAAGCCGGCATCTCGGTGGCAGCGCTGCAGCACTTTGCCGGCAGGATCCCGCTGCTGGGCGTGTGCCTGGGCCACCAAGCCATCGGCGAGGCTTTCGGCGGCAAGGTGATCCGCGCCAAGCAGGTGATGCACGGCAAGGTCAGCACCATCGAGACTACGCAGCAAGGCGTGTTCGCCGGGCTGCCCAAGCACTTCGACGTGACGCGCTATCATTCACTGGCAATCGAGCGCGAAACCCTGCCCGATTGCCTGGAGATCACCGCCTGGACCCCGGACGGCGAGATCATGGGCGTGCGCCACAAGACGCTCGCCGTAGAAGGCGTGCAGTTCCATCCCGAGTCGATCCTGTCCGAGCATGGCCATGCGCTGCTGGCCAACTTCGTCAAGGCGCCGCGATGA
- the trpD gene encoding anthranilate phosphoribosyltransferase — MITPQEALTRCIEHREIFHDEMLHLMRQIMQGQISPVMAAAILTGLRVKKETIGEISAAAQVMREFANKVLVADRENFVDIVGTGGDGSHTFNISTASMFVAAAAGAKIAKHGNRGVSSKSGSADVLEALGVNIMLTPEQVGQCIEETGIGFMFAPTHHPAMKNVAPIRKEMGVRTIFNILGPLTNPADAPNILMGVFHPDLVGIQVRVMQRLGAKHAIVVYGKDGMDEVSLGAATLVGELKDGEVREYEIHPEDFGLQMISNRGLKVADAMESKEMLLEALTNVPGTPREIVSLNAGTALYAANVADSVEDGIRRAREAIASGAAREKLDQFVRATQQFK; from the coding sequence ATGATCACGCCGCAAGAAGCCCTGACGCGCTGCATCGAGCACCGCGAAATCTTCCATGACGAGATGCTGCACCTGATGCGGCAGATCATGCAGGGGCAGATCTCGCCGGTGATGGCCGCCGCGATCCTGACCGGCCTACGCGTGAAGAAGGAAACCATCGGCGAGATCTCCGCCGCCGCGCAGGTGATGCGCGAGTTCGCCAACAAGGTGCTGGTGGCAGATCGCGAGAACTTCGTCGATATCGTCGGCACCGGCGGCGACGGCTCGCATACCTTCAATATCTCCACCGCATCGATGTTCGTCGCGGCCGCCGCCGGCGCCAAGATCGCCAAGCATGGCAACCGTGGCGTCAGCTCCAAGTCGGGCAGCGCGGACGTGCTGGAAGCGCTGGGCGTGAACATCATGCTGACGCCCGAGCAGGTCGGCCAGTGCATCGAAGAGACCGGCATCGGCTTCATGTTCGCGCCCACGCACCACCCGGCGATGAAGAACGTCGCCCCGATCCGCAAGGAGATGGGCGTGCGCACCATCTTCAATATCCTGGGCCCGCTGACCAATCCGGCCGACGCGCCCAACATCCTGATGGGCGTGTTCCACCCCGACCTGGTCGGCATCCAGGTGCGCGTGATGCAGCGCCTGGGCGCGAAGCACGCCATCGTCGTGTACGGCAAGGACGGCATGGACGAGGTCTCGCTGGGCGCCGCCACGCTGGTGGGCGAACTGAAGGACGGCGAAGTGCGCGAGTATGAGATCCACCCCGAGGACTTCGGCCTGCAGATGATCTCCAATCGCGGCCTGAAGGTGGCCGATGCGATGGAGTCGAAGGAAATGCTGCTTGAAGCGCTGACCAACGTGCCGGGCACCCCGCGCGAGATCGTGTCGCTGAACGCTGGCACCGCGCTGTATGCCGCCAACGTGGCCGACTCCGTCGAAGACGGCATCCGCCGCGCGCGCGAGGCGATTGCCAGCGGCGCGGCGCGCGAGAAGCTCGACCAGTTCGTGCGCGCCACCCAGCAGTTCAAGTAA
- the trpC gene encoding indole-3-glycerol phosphate synthase TrpC, whose amino-acid sequence MSDILQKILAVKADEVAAARKKRDLPSLRAEAESLRTEPGLAPRGFERALREKIAAGQAGVIAEVKKASPSKGVLREHFVPEAIAESYASHGAACLSVLTDVNFFQGHADYLKRARGACPLPALRKDFMVDLYQVYEARTWGADCILLIVAALDPGLMADLEACALELGMDVLVEVHGDDELDAALRLKTPLLGVNNRNLRTFEVSLDNTLDLLPHMPADKLVVTESGILGPADVKRMRDANVHAFLVGEAFMRAPDPGVELARLFA is encoded by the coding sequence ATGTCCGACATCCTGCAAAAGATCCTGGCCGTGAAGGCCGACGAAGTCGCCGCCGCACGCAAGAAGCGCGACCTGCCCAGCCTGCGCGCCGAGGCCGAAAGCCTGCGCACTGAGCCAGGCCTGGCACCGCGCGGCTTTGAGCGCGCGCTGCGCGAGAAGATCGCCGCTGGCCAGGCCGGCGTGATCGCCGAGGTCAAGAAGGCATCGCCGTCCAAGGGCGTGCTGCGCGAGCACTTCGTGCCCGAGGCGATTGCCGAAAGCTACGCCAGCCATGGCGCTGCCTGTTTATCGGTGCTGACCGACGTGAACTTCTTCCAGGGACACGCCGACTACCTGAAGCGCGCCCGCGGCGCCTGTCCGCTACCGGCCCTGCGCAAGGACTTCATGGTCGACCTGTACCAGGTCTATGAAGCGCGCACCTGGGGCGCCGACTGCATCCTGCTGATCGTCGCCGCGCTGGACCCGGGCCTGATGGCCGACCTGGAAGCCTGTGCGCTCGAGCTCGGCATGGATGTGCTGGTGGAAGTGCACGGCGACGACGAGCTCGATGCGGCGCTGCGCCTGAAGACTCCGCTGCTCGGCGTGAACAACCGCAACCTGCGCACCTTCGAGGTGTCGCTGGACAACACCCTGGACCTGCTGCCGCACATGCCGGCCGACAAGCTGGTGGTGACCGAGTCCGGCATCCTCGGCCCGGCAGATGTGAAGCGCATGCGCGATGCCAACGTGCATGCCTTCCTGGTGGGTGAGGCGTTCATGCGGGCGCCGGATCCGGGCGTAGAGCTGGCGCGGCTGTTTGCCTGA
- a CDS encoding CYTH domain-containing protein, with protein sequence MAQEIELKLTVPDDALAPLAAWLDANGAPQGEATLLNVYLDTPERDLAQARAALRLRRKGEQWLQTLKTAGSSQGGLATRHEWEAEIAGETIELQTFPAEAQTVLAPLIGRLVPVFRTDFVRRTWLVTQDGARIEAALDSGTITAPAATAQEPIQELELEWLDGDAAHATNALRAFAARLTTVGALAPSDLSKAARGYRLAGITEGKAS encoded by the coding sequence ATGGCCCAGGAAATCGAACTCAAGCTGACCGTCCCCGACGACGCGCTGGCCCCGCTGGCCGCCTGGCTCGACGCCAACGGCGCCCCGCAGGGCGAAGCCACGCTGCTCAACGTCTACCTCGACACCCCGGAACGCGACCTGGCGCAGGCGCGCGCCGCGCTGCGGTTGCGCCGCAAGGGCGAGCAATGGCTGCAGACACTGAAGACCGCCGGCAGCAGCCAGGGCGGCCTGGCCACGCGTCATGAATGGGAGGCAGAGATCGCCGGCGAGACCATCGAGCTGCAAACCTTCCCCGCGGAAGCGCAAACCGTGCTCGCGCCACTGATCGGCCGGCTGGTGCCGGTGTTCCGCACCGACTTCGTCCGCCGCACCTGGCTGGTCACGCAGGACGGCGCGCGCATCGAGGCCGCGCTCGACTCCGGCACCATCACCGCGCCGGCCGCCACCGCGCAGGAACCCATCCAGGAACTCGAACTGGAATGGCTCGACGGCGACGCCGCGCACGCGACCAATGCCCTGCGCGCCTTTGCCGCGCGGCTGACCACCGTTGGCGCGCTTGCACCCTCGGACCTCAGCAAAGCCGCCCGCGGCTACCGCCTGGCGGGAATCACCGAAGGCAAGGCCTCATAA
- a CDS encoding uracil-DNA glycosylase, which translates to MQADLFAAEAPRAPGEPSPAASLQVQADALPAAWRTLMDPCIRVPAWQELAAFVDGERAAGKAVFPHHVFHALHLTPPDAVKVVILGQDPYHGTGTVGGVELPQAHGLAFSVPEGIKVPPSLRNIFKEIAAEFGANGNGAPRTSGNLEGWARQGVLLLNTVLTVEQGQAASHARRGWEAVTDCLIQNLAASRPNLVFMLWGSHAQAKKPLLGAGHCVLEAPHPSPLSAHRGFLGCGHFREANRWLEANGRTPVDWTAA; encoded by the coding sequence ATGCAAGCTGATCTCTTCGCCGCCGAAGCCCCCCGCGCCCCCGGCGAACCGTCCCCTGCGGCCAGCCTGCAGGTCCAGGCCGACGCCCTGCCCGCCGCCTGGCGCACATTGATGGACCCGTGCATCCGCGTGCCGGCGTGGCAGGAACTGGCCGCCTTTGTCGACGGCGAACGTGCCGCTGGCAAGGCGGTGTTCCCGCACCATGTCTTCCACGCGCTGCACCTGACCCCGCCCGACGCGGTCAAGGTGGTGATCCTGGGCCAGGATCCCTACCACGGCACCGGTACGGTCGGCGGCGTGGAGCTGCCGCAGGCGCACGGGCTGGCGTTCTCGGTGCCGGAGGGCATCAAGGTGCCCCCCAGCCTGCGCAACATCTTCAAGGAAATCGCAGCCGAGTTCGGCGCCAACGGCAACGGCGCGCCGCGCACCTCCGGCAACTTGGAAGGCTGGGCGCGCCAGGGCGTGCTGCTGCTCAACACCGTGCTGACGGTGGAACAGGGCCAGGCCGCCAGCCACGCGCGGCGCGGCTGGGAAGCCGTCACCGATTGCCTGATCCAGAACCTCGCCGCCAGCCGCCCGAATCTTGTGTTCATGCTGTGGGGCAGCCACGCGCAGGCCAAGAAGCCGCTGCTGGGCGCCGGCCACTGCGTGCTGGAAGCGCCGCATCCGTCGCCGCTGTCGGCGCACCGGGGCTTCCTGGGCTGCGGGCATTTCCGCGAGGCCAACCGCTGGCTGGAAGCGAACGGCCGCACGCCGGTCGACTGGACCGCCGCCTAG
- a CDS encoding acylphosphatase, which yields MKKETWRLVAHGRVQGVGYRAACADAADDLGLGGWVRNRIDGTVEVMAHGTVKQLEALQAWMEQGPPAAQVTLVEVGPGEGEFGGFEFRPTI from the coding sequence ATGAAGAAGGAAACCTGGCGCCTGGTCGCGCATGGGCGCGTGCAGGGCGTGGGCTACCGCGCCGCCTGCGCCGACGCGGCGGACGACCTGGGGCTTGGCGGCTGGGTGCGCAACCGGATCGACGGCACCGTCGAGGTGATGGCGCACGGCACGGTCAAGCAGCTCGAAGCCCTGCAGGCGTGGATGGAACAGGGCCCGCCGGCGGCGCAGGTGACGCTGGTCGAGGTCGGGCCTGGGGAAGGGGAGTTTGGCGGCTTCGAGTTCCGGCCGACGATCTGA
- a CDS encoding ABC transporter permease — MMPPADRRAAQPAPGFDSQLLRAPPNRFDLALLPIILAVIVMVAFAAQQMNAPFQPDQQLAVHLDVAYLPYYLMRTSIRMLAALAASLLFSLAFAALASKSRTAEKVLVPALDILQSIPVLGFLSITVTGFIALFPGNIAGVECAAIFAIFTSQAWNMAFSLYQSFRTIPGDLLEAAAMFRLSPWQRFWRLEVPFAMPGLLWNMMMSMSGGWFFVVASEAISVSGHDIRLPGIGSYIALAIQQQDLAAIGWAILAMLVGILLYDQLLFRPLVAWADRFHFETLAQDKLPQSWLLDLLRRSAWVGALLAQTAALAGRTLAWGARRGQAPAQPDNPRRALWLGRLRDAVIVLVALAALLRVGYFVHSEVGWAEVGHVLWLGTITMVRVVVLIALAALVWVPIGIRIGLNPELARIAQPIAQFLAAFPANLMFPLAVMLIVRFGLNPEIWLSPLLIFGTQWYILFNVVAGASGIPTELKLAARNFGLRGWLLWKRFLIPAVFPSLLTGLVTAAGGSWNASIVSEYVTWGDRTIVATGLGSYIAETTARGDFPRIALGIGVMALFVVGFNRLLWNRLYQLAQERTRL; from the coding sequence ATGATGCCACCCGCCGACCGCCGCGCGGCCCAACCCGCCCCTGGCTTTGACAGCCAGCTGCTGCGCGCGCCGCCCAACCGCTTCGACCTCGCGCTGCTGCCGATCATCCTGGCCGTGATCGTGATGGTCGCGTTCGCCGCGCAGCAGATGAACGCCCCGTTCCAGCCCGACCAGCAGCTGGCGGTGCACCTGGACGTGGCCTACCTGCCCTACTACCTGATGCGCACCAGCATCCGCATGCTGGCGGCGCTGGCGGCGTCGCTGCTGTTCTCGCTGGCCTTCGCCGCGCTGGCGTCCAAGAGCCGCACGGCCGAGAAGGTGCTGGTGCCGGCGCTGGACATCCTGCAGTCGATCCCGGTGCTGGGCTTCCTGTCGATCACCGTGACCGGCTTTATCGCCCTCTTTCCCGGCAATATCGCAGGGGTGGAGTGTGCGGCGATCTTCGCCATCTTCACCTCGCAGGCGTGGAACATGGCGTTCAGCCTGTACCAGTCGTTCCGCACCATCCCGGGCGATTTGCTGGAAGCGGCGGCCATGTTCCGGCTGTCGCCGTGGCAGCGCTTCTGGCGGCTGGAAGTGCCGTTCGCCATGCCGGGGCTGCTGTGGAACATGATGATGTCGATGTCCGGTGGCTGGTTCTTCGTGGTGGCGTCCGAGGCTATCTCGGTATCCGGCCACGATATCCGCCTGCCCGGCATCGGCTCCTATATCGCGCTGGCGATCCAGCAGCAGGACCTGGCCGCGATCGGCTGGGCGATCCTGGCGATGCTGGTGGGCATCCTGCTGTACGACCAGCTGCTGTTCCGCCCGCTGGTGGCATGGGCCGACCGCTTCCACTTCGAGACGCTGGCGCAGGACAAGCTGCCGCAGTCGTGGCTGCTGGACCTGCTGCGCCGCTCGGCGTGGGTGGGTGCACTGCTGGCGCAGACGGCGGCGCTGGCCGGACGCACGCTGGCGTGGGGCGCGCGCCGCGGGCAGGCCCCGGCGCAGCCGGACAATCCGCGGCGCGCGCTGTGGCTCGGCCGGCTGCGCGACGCCGTGATCGTGCTGGTGGCATTGGCCGCATTGCTGCGCGTGGGCTACTTCGTGCACAGCGAAGTGGGCTGGGCCGAGGTCGGGCATGTGCTGTGGCTCGGCACGATTACGATGGTGCGCGTGGTGGTGCTGATCGCGCTGGCGGCGCTGGTGTGGGTGCCGATCGGCATCCGCATCGGCCTGAACCCGGAGCTGGCGCGCATTGCCCAGCCGATTGCGCAGTTCCTGGCCGCCTTCCCGGCCAACCTGATGTTCCCGCTGGCGGTGATGCTGATCGTGCGCTTCGGACTGAACCCGGAGATCTGGCTGAGCCCGCTGCTGATCTTCGGAACGCAGTGGTACATCCTGTTCAATGTGGTCGCTGGGGCTTCCGGCATTCCCACCGAACTGAAGCTCGCCGCGCGCAACTTTGGCCTGCGTGGCTGGCTGCTGTGGAAGCGCTTCCTGATCCCCGCAGTCTTTCCCAGCCTGCTGACCGGGCTGGTGACGGCCGCCGGCGGCTCATGGAACGCGAGCATCGTGTCCGAGTACGTGACCTGGGGCGACCGCACCATCGTCGCCACCGGGCTCGGCAGCTATATCGCCGAGACCACCGCGCGCGGCGACTTCCCGCGCATTGCGCTGGGCATCGGCGTGATGGCGCTGTTTGTGGTCGGCTTCAACCGGCTGCTGTGGAACCGCCTGTATCAACTCGCGCAAGAGCGCACCCGCTTGTAA